GGCGAAATCTGTGGGGTTGTTCTGAATTGTGCCTTCGATCATCAGGGTGATCGCGGCGGTGTATTCGTCTTGTTTTTTGTTCAGGCCGAAGTACAGGTTGTCGTCGACGCCTTTGACGGCTTCTTGGGCGTCCTTGAGTTTTTGAAGGTTGGCTTGTAGTTGTTCGGTGTTGGTTTTGTATTTCTCCCACGCCGCATCGGCGGCATGGCCTTTGACGTATTGCGAGAGGCGTTCGGTCTCCCCGATCAGCCCGACTTGTTCGGTGCCGCCGGTGACCGCGTCTTGCAGGTGGTCTCCGGATTCGCGGATCACCTTCAAGTTGATGTCGGCTTCTTTGTAGTAGGCGGCCTCAAAATCGGCGGCGCTGCGGTCCATCGGCAGCCCCGATAAATCGACGCCGGCCTGACTCAACTCGCCCTGGTGAGTCTTCAAAATCTCCCAGTACCCACAAAAATCGCGGATCTTGGCACCGTCATCGAGCACCTGCCGACCCGTGTCATAAACCACCACCACAAACCCCCTCAGCCCTAGTACTTCAGCCGGTTTCCACGAAATTCCCAGAAACTGTCCTCGTCGTCCCAGCCGGCTGGGGCAGGCCGCTTCGCGGACGCATCTTTGGTCGCAATGGGGGGCTCCTGCGCGGGCGAGGGCGCGTTTCCTGCTTCCCAGGCGGCGCGTTCCCGTGCCTGGCGGGTCTGCTCGGCGCGGATTTCCTGGAAGCGCTGGGCGGTTTTCAGTTTTCGAGCCTCAGAGGAGCGCCCAAACTCCAGTTGCAAGGCGTACAGCCGGTCCGCGTAGCCCATCTGCCCAAGTCCCTTCACGCCCTAGAAGTGTCCAGATTCCGCCTCTAAGTACTTGAGACGGCGGTATGCCAGATTCGGTTCCATCGAATTTGGGCGTGTGGAGAACGGCACCACTCAGGGTGAGTGGGCTCAATAGTTCAGGGGTGGAGCGCTTGCCGCGCATCAAGATCCACGCGTACTGGCGAGCGCCGTGCGGAGCTGGGAATCACCACACGCCCGGAATCAGCCGGTAGCGCACCCGGGCCGCGTACTCGGGATAGCCGTCGAGTTCCTGGGTGAGCAGGTGCTCTTCCCCGATTGCGCGGAATCCCAACGCGAGGACGGTCGCCATCGACCCGATCAATCCGTACCAGGAGCCCAGCAGCAGGGGCATGCCCATAAGGAACGGGATCGCCCCCGAGTACATGGGATGGCGGACGTAGGCATAGGGGCCGGTATCAACGATCGAATGTCCACGCTCTGCCTGCACCTTCACGACGGGCGCGGCAAAGCTGTTGGCGTGGAAGACGAGCACCATGGACAGCAGCGAGACGGCGATGAGTACCGCGCCCACGACCTGAATCCAGACCGGCACCATTGACCAACCCCAGCGATGGTCGAGCCCGGGTACCGCGAACCAGATCGGCATGCCGATGATGGCGAACACCACGAAGACTTTGTCCCATGAGGTTTGGTTGGGCTGGCGGGGTGAGCCGAGCCGCTCGGCGAGCAGCGCCGGGTTGTAGTTGAGCAGCCAGAGGTGCACACCGAGGTTCAGGACGGTGACCTCGATACCGAGGATCCAGAGTTGGGGCCAATGCCAGGTTCCCGCAGCCAGGACCATGAGCCCGCCCAAGGCGAGAGTGGACACGATGTTAGCGACGAGCAGCTTGACCAGCAGCCGCGTCTTCGACGGAATGGCCTCGGGCATGCATCGACGTTACTGCTGTGCCAGCCGTTCCAACAGCAGTGACGAGTCATCGTTCTTCAGTTCGATACCGAAGATGTCGCGCAGTGTCACCACGACTTCCGCGGGTACCAGCTGCCGGGTCTTGCGGCCTATGCCGGGCCGGATGTCGTGCAGCTCGCGGTGGTCCAGGATGTACGCGTGATCGGGCGTGATCTTCTGTACGAAAACCCTTGTACTGAAGGGTGAATGGGGACTCGATGCGACGAAGTAACTCGCGGCGCGATAGTCGATCGGGTACTGCGGTTCCAGCACGAAGGTGTACCGGCTCATCCACCCCGGCAGCGTTCCGTCCCCGGCGGCCTCCGACAGGGTCCAGCCGTCGGCGCCGGGTGTGACCTTGCCGCGCAGCAGTTGGTACGTCCACGATCCGTCGTCGATGGTGGCCTCGTCGACAATGCGTATCGGGGCAAGAGGGCTGGTGCCGAATCCGACATCGCAGAGCCACTGTTGTCCGTCGAGCCGGACCACGAGCATGCCGTGCGTCGCCGGCCGAATGGTGGTGGCGCCCATTTGCACGCGCCCCTGAATTCCGAAGAAGTCGAAGCCGAGGCGCTCCAGAACCGCTGCGAACAGGGCGACGTGCTCGTAGCAGTAGCCGCCGCGGGGCCCGCGCAGCAGCTTCGCCTGAACCGCCGGGATATCCAGTGCGACGTGCTTGTGCAGCACCGCATCGAGGTTCTCCCACTTGACGTTCAGGACGTGCCCGCGCTGTAGGCGCCGCAGGGTGTCCAGGGACGGCGACCGGGCGCCGTCGAAGCCTATGAAGGCCAGGTATTCGTCGAGCGCGAGCTCGTCTCCGTTCCACATGGTGTGGACAACGTACTAGCAGCCCTGGGTATCGCTGTAGCGCCGCGGACCATATCTGGCAGAACGGTGGAACCGAATGGCCCGCCCGTGCGTCGGAGCACAATAAGAGGGGAATTCTGTCCGGGATCGGGAGGTGAAGGTCGTGAATGACGAGCAGGAGCTGCAGCGTGAGCTCGACCTGATCCGTGGTGTCGCCGATCGCAGCGTCATGGATATCGAAGCCGCAGGCAGGGAAGCCATCGCAGAAATCGATCGACGGGCGACCGCGAACCCGGTACAGGATGCGCAGGCTCAGGTGA
This genomic window from Mycobacteroides chelonae contains:
- a CDS encoding methyltransferase family protein translates to MPEAIPSKTRLLVKLLVANIVSTLALGGLMVLAAGTWHWPQLWILGIEVTVLNLGVHLWLLNYNPALLAERLGSPRQPNQTSWDKVFVVFAIIGMPIWFAVPGLDHRWGWSMVPVWIQVVGAVLIAVSLLSMVLVFHANSFAAPVVKVQAERGHSIVDTGPYAYVRHPMYSGAIPFLMGMPLLLGSWYGLIGSMATVLALGFRAIGEEHLLTQELDGYPEYAARVRYRLIPGVW
- a CDS encoding arylamine N-acetyltransferase family protein, with translation MWNGDELALDEYLAFIGFDGARSPSLDTLRRLQRGHVLNVKWENLDAVLHKHVALDIPAVQAKLLRGPRGGYCYEHVALFAAVLERLGFDFFGIQGRVQMGATTIRPATHGMLVVRLDGQQWLCDVGFGTSPLAPIRIVDEATIDDGSWTYQLLRGKVTPGADGWTLSEAAGDGTLPGWMSRYTFVLEPQYPIDYRAASYFVASSPHSPFSTRVFVQKITPDHAYILDHRELHDIRPGIGRKTRQLVPAEVVVTLRDIFGIELKNDDSSLLLERLAQQ